From the Marinomonas sp. THO17 genome, one window contains:
- the radC gene encoding DNA repair protein RadC has product MSIKHWPEQDRPREKLIQYGASTLSDSELLAIFLRTGTHGLSAVELARQLLQHFGGLRALLSASKEEFCQGFGLGDAKYSQLQAVLEMSKRHLQEHLMHEAVFSSAEQVRTYLSSQLRHVQREVFAVLFLDSQHRLIRYQELFLGTIDAAAVYPREVVKAALQFNAAAIIVAHNHPSGVAEPSQADIFITSRIKSALDLIDVRLLDHFVVGDGIPVSLAERGLI; this is encoded by the coding sequence ATGAGTATTAAACATTGGCCAGAACAAGATAGGCCACGAGAAAAGTTGATTCAGTATGGTGCATCAACCTTATCGGATTCCGAGTTACTGGCAATATTTTTGCGTACCGGAACACATGGCTTGAGTGCAGTAGAGTTGGCTCGACAATTATTACAACATTTTGGTGGTCTGCGAGCTTTGTTGTCTGCTAGTAAAGAAGAATTTTGCCAAGGCTTTGGTTTGGGGGATGCGAAATACTCCCAGCTACAGGCGGTATTGGAAATGTCTAAACGTCATCTGCAAGAGCATTTAATGCATGAAGCCGTGTTTTCTAGTGCTGAACAGGTGCGTACTTATCTATCCTCTCAATTACGTCATGTGCAAAGGGAAGTGTTTGCCGTGTTATTTTTGGATTCCCAGCACAGATTGATTCGTTATCAAGAGCTGTTTCTAGGCACGATTGATGCGGCAGCAGTGTATCCACGTGAAGTGGTGAAAGCTGCTCTTCAGTTCAATGCCGCTGCGATAATCGTAGCTCATAATCATCCTAGTGGCGTTGCTGAGCCCAGTCAGGCGGATATATTTATTACTTCTCGTATTAAGTCGGCTTTAGATTTGATTGATGTGAGGTTACTTGATCACTTTGTGGTAGGAGATGGAATACCTGTGTCTCTGGCTGAGCGGGGTTTGATTTGA
- the dut gene encoding dUTP diphosphatase has protein sequence MKQAIQLKIVNDKIGQDIPLPTYATEGSAGLDLRACLDQAIELAPGETTLIPTGLAIYIQDPNLAATILPRSGLGHKHGIVLGNLVGLIDSDYQGELMVSCWNRGNSSFVIEPGERVAQLVLLPVVQAEFDIVKEFEETERGAGGFGHTGTK, from the coding sequence ATGAAACAAGCTATTCAATTAAAAATCGTTAACGACAAAATTGGCCAAGACATTCCTCTGCCAACTTATGCCACAGAAGGCTCAGCCGGTTTAGATTTGCGAGCTTGCCTTGATCAAGCCATTGAGCTAGCGCCAGGTGAAACCACCCTAATACCGACTGGGTTAGCGATATACATTCAAGATCCAAATCTTGCAGCAACCATTTTGCCGCGCTCAGGACTTGGTCATAAACATGGCATTGTATTAGGCAATCTGGTTGGACTGATCGATTCAGATTACCAAGGTGAGCTCATGGTATCTTGCTGGAACCGTGGCAATTCCAGTTTTGTGATCGAACCTGGGGAACGTGTTGCACAACTGGTATTGCTGCCAGTAGTGCAGGCAGAATTCGATATAGTGAAGGAGTTTGAAGAAACCGAACGAGGCGCTGGCGGTTTCGGCCACACTGGCACAAAATAA
- the rpmG gene encoding 50S ribosomal protein L33, with protein sequence MASKGARDLIRMVSSAGTGHFYTTDKNKRNTPDKLEMKKFDPVVRKHVMYKEAKIK encoded by the coding sequence ATGGCTTCTAAAGGCGCTCGCGATTTAATTCGCATGGTATCTTCTGCTGGTACTGGTCATTTCTACACAACTGACAAGAACAAGCGAAATACTCCAGACAAACTTGAAATGAAAAAGTTTGATCCTGTTGTACGTAAGCACGTTATGTACAAAGAAGCGAAAATTAAATAA
- the rpmB gene encoding 50S ribosomal protein L28, with the protein MSRVCQVTGKRPVTGNNVSHSKRRTKRRFLPNLHWHRFWVDSENRYVRIRVSSKGMRIIDKKGIDAVLAEMRANGEKV; encoded by the coding sequence ATGTCTCGCGTATGTCAAGTTACAGGGAAGCGTCCTGTTACAGGTAACAACGTTTCTCACTCAAAGCGTCGCACTAAGCGCCGTTTTCTTCCTAACCTTCACTGGCACCGTTTTTGGGTAGACAGTGAAAACCGTTACGTTCGTATCCGTGTATCTTCTAAAGGTATGCGTATTATCGATAAAAAAGGCATTGATGCAGTTCTTGCTGAAATGCGTGCTAACGGCGAAAAAGTATAA
- the coaBC gene encoding bifunctional phosphopantothenoylcysteine decarboxylase/phosphopantothenate--cysteine ligase CoaBC encodes MSNLTSKRILLGITGGIAAYKSIELIRLLTKAGAEVQVVLTEGAKAFVTEMTLQAISTNPVRSTLLDPAAEAGMGHIELAKWADLIVIAPASADFMARYAQGMANDLLTTLCLATEAPIILAPAMNQAMWRHPATQTNAKLLAERGVLSIGPADGSQACGDIGPGRMSEAADIFVYLNDYLAADSKPQNLTGQHWVITAGPTMEAIDPVRYISNHSSGKMGYALAQAAQQGGAKVTLISGPVTLETPQGVTLIKVKSADDMLLACQQATIQKADVFIGAAAVADFKMKSQSSQKMKKQTDNDELQLTLVKNPDIIATIAKQQGAKCMVGFAAETQDVITYAKSKLERKGLDIIIANDVSRSDIGFNQDENQVTVISKEQTWFPEKASKQQLAVQLVEHIYQYTQSL; translated from the coding sequence ATGTCAAACCTAACGAGCAAACGTATTTTATTAGGCATTACTGGTGGCATAGCCGCCTATAAAAGTATTGAGCTCATTCGTTTGCTCACCAAAGCCGGAGCAGAAGTACAGGTTGTTTTGACAGAAGGTGCTAAAGCCTTTGTAACAGAAATGACATTGCAGGCCATCTCAACCAATCCAGTCAGAAGTACTTTGCTCGATCCAGCGGCAGAGGCTGGCATGGGACACATAGAGCTGGCCAAATGGGCGGATTTGATTGTCATTGCACCTGCGTCAGCTGATTTTATGGCGCGCTACGCACAAGGCATGGCCAACGACTTATTAACGACACTTTGTTTGGCAACTGAAGCCCCTATCATACTGGCCCCAGCGATGAACCAAGCCATGTGGCGACACCCTGCTACTCAAACCAATGCCAAGTTACTTGCCGAACGCGGCGTACTCAGTATTGGCCCTGCAGACGGCTCGCAAGCCTGTGGTGACATTGGTCCCGGTCGTATGAGCGAAGCTGCGGATATCTTTGTCTATTTAAATGACTATTTGGCGGCAGATTCCAAACCACAGAATTTAACCGGGCAGCATTGGGTCATTACAGCCGGCCCCACTATGGAAGCGATCGATCCCGTTCGTTATATCAGCAACCACAGCTCCGGCAAAATGGGCTATGCATTGGCACAAGCAGCACAACAAGGTGGTGCTAAAGTGACCCTGATTTCTGGACCTGTCACCCTCGAGACACCTCAAGGTGTAACCTTAATTAAGGTAAAGAGCGCAGATGACATGCTGTTAGCTTGTCAACAAGCTACGATTCAAAAAGCGGATGTCTTTATTGGTGCTGCTGCGGTAGCGGATTTCAAAATGAAGTCCCAAAGCAGTCAAAAAATGAAGAAACAAACTGACAATGATGAGCTGCAGCTTACTCTCGTTAAAAACCCAGACATCATTGCCACTATTGCTAAACAACAAGGCGCAAAATGCATGGTGGGCTTTGCCGCCGAAACACAAGACGTCATCACTTACGCTAAGAGCAAACTAGAACGCAAAGGTTTAGACATCATCATTGCAAATGACGTATCACGCAGTGACATAGGTTTTAATCAAGATGAAAACCAAGTCACTGTTATTAGCAAAGAACAGACATGGTTCCCCGAAAAAGCCAGTAAGCAACAATTGGCAGTGCAACTGGTGGAACATATTTATCAATACACTCAATCCTTGTAA
- the mutM gene encoding bifunctional DNA-formamidopyrimidine glycosylase/DNA-(apurinic or apyrimidinic site) lyase: MPELPEVETTMRGIESHLVSHKIAQIDIRQPQLRWLIPSELSQQVVGQEISHLSRRGKYIGVHTDKGTMIIHLGMSGSLYFVPANTPPLFHDHVDFRIADADHWLRYTDPRRFGAILWTTEDWQQHDLLRHLGPEPLSDEFDLDYFYAKAKGRKVPIKTFVMDSKTVVGVGNIYANEALFMAGIRPTRMAGNISKVRMRKLLECIKIVLENAIKQGGTTLKDFVGGDGKPGYFKQELAVYGRAGKPCVRCQKVLIEVRQAQRSTVYCTQCQT, from the coding sequence ATGCCTGAATTACCAGAAGTGGAAACCACTATGCGTGGTATTGAGTCCCATTTGGTGAGTCATAAAATCGCGCAAATAGACATTCGTCAGCCACAATTACGTTGGCTGATTCCCTCCGAATTAAGCCAGCAAGTCGTGGGACAAGAGATTAGCCACTTATCACGTCGTGGCAAATATATAGGTGTTCATACAGATAAGGGCACCATGATTATTCATTTAGGGATGTCGGGCAGTTTGTATTTTGTGCCTGCTAATACGCCACCTTTGTTTCATGATCATGTGGATTTTCGCATTGCAGATGCCGATCATTGGCTGCGATACACAGACCCTCGTCGTTTTGGTGCCATCTTATGGACAACTGAAGATTGGCAGCAGCATGATTTGTTGCGTCATCTAGGGCCTGAGCCTTTGTCCGATGAGTTTGACCTGGATTACTTTTACGCTAAAGCCAAAGGTCGTAAAGTGCCAATCAAAACCTTTGTGATGGACAGTAAAACAGTAGTGGGAGTAGGTAACATTTATGCGAATGAGGCGCTGTTTATGGCAGGCATTCGTCCAACGCGGATGGCAGGAAATATTTCCAAAGTTAGAATGCGTAAATTGCTAGAGTGCATTAAAATAGTGCTTGAGAATGCCATCAAGCAAGGCGGCACCACATTGAAAGATTTTGTGGGTGGTGACGGTAAACCAGGATATTTTAAACAGGAGTTAGCCGTATACGGACGTGCAGGTAAGCCTTGTGTCAGGTGTCAGAAGGTATTGATTGAAGTACGTCAAGCTCAACGCAGTACGGTTTACTGTACCCAATGCCAAACTTGA
- a CDS encoding dienelactone hydrolase, with the protein MKIHKLVTLFCAILVGSSGVVLANEYRLVGLQNVEVYSPSRQEKVSIKVWYPSASVGKPTLLESSRIFKGSLVLKEGRVAPGHYPLVIMSHGSGANNDSMAWLAIALSRSGFIVAAPNHPGSSTGDSTPVDTPKLWQRTDDLALVMTFLTETWSARHNLDTTKIGVLGFSLGGAAAMSLVGAKVHLDKYVDYCDKYPSMADCHWFDSLIGYVDGKQVAMAPFDLRLTDKRKFEQSNLDDRVRAAVLVDPSMALAFEMNQLRHIDVPMHFINLGHPNKVPVSVDASLLASSVSNGQLNNVLEATHFSFLPECKKGAKAFLEAIGEEDRLCDEVGIRSREDLHTELIYLIRRAFKRSLL; encoded by the coding sequence ATGAAAATTCATAAACTGGTGACTTTGTTTTGTGCAATATTAGTGGGTAGCTCAGGTGTTGTTTTAGCGAATGAATATCGTCTTGTTGGTCTGCAAAATGTTGAAGTGTATTCACCTTCCAGACAGGAAAAAGTCTCGATTAAAGTGTGGTATCCGTCTGCGAGCGTTGGCAAGCCGACTTTGCTTGAATCCAGTCGTATCTTCAAAGGAAGCTTAGTATTAAAAGAGGGAAGGGTTGCCCCTGGTCATTATCCTCTTGTGATTATGTCTCATGGATCAGGCGCCAATAACGACAGTATGGCTTGGTTGGCAATCGCATTGTCACGCTCAGGTTTTATTGTCGCGGCACCGAATCATCCGGGTTCAAGCACAGGGGATTCAACGCCAGTTGATACGCCTAAGTTATGGCAGCGCACCGACGACCTTGCTTTGGTGATGACCTTCTTAACTGAAACATGGTCGGCACGACACAACCTCGATACTACCAAAATTGGCGTCCTAGGTTTTTCCTTAGGCGGCGCTGCCGCTATGTCATTGGTTGGGGCAAAGGTACATCTTGATAAATATGTTGATTATTGTGATAAGTATCCATCTATGGCGGATTGTCACTGGTTTGATTCGCTAATAGGGTATGTGGATGGAAAACAAGTTGCTATGGCACCGTTTGATCTTAGGTTAACTGATAAGCGCAAGTTCGAACAATCGAATTTAGATGATAGGGTTAGAGCCGCGGTGTTGGTGGATCCATCTATGGCATTAGCATTTGAGATGAATCAATTGCGGCATATTGATGTGCCTATGCATTTTATTAACCTTGGGCACCCGAATAAGGTGCCAGTATCTGTTGATGCTAGCTTACTAGCATCAAGCGTTTCTAATGGACAGTTAAATAATGTGTTAGAGGCAACACATTTTAGTTTTTTACCTGAATGTAAGAAAGGCGCAAAAGCCTTTCTAGAAGCAATTGGAGAGGAAGATCGACTTTGTGATGAAGTAGGCATCAGATCGAGAGAGGATTTACATACTGAACTAATATACTTGATAAGACGTGCTTTCAAACGCTCTTTGCTTTAG
- the argB gene encoding acetylglutamate kinase encodes MAFSRESALDVAKVLSESLPYIQRFAGKTLVIKYGGNAMTDETLQAGFARDIVLMKAIGINPIVVHGGGPQIGHMLTKLNIESKFINGMRVTDTATMDVVEMILGGQVNKEIVNLICEAGGRAIGVTGKDSRFIKAKKLFVKQQAEGASVPEQVDIGHVGEVANVDTNFLKLFESSDLIPVIAPIGVDDEGNAYNINADLVAGKVAEAVGAEKLMLLTNISGVQDKEGKVLTGLSTAQVDALIADGTIYGGMLPKISCALSAVNAGVTSAHIIDGRVPHATLLEIFTDTGVGTLITNNKASD; translated from the coding sequence GTGGCTTTTTCCCGTGAATCTGCTTTAGACGTTGCCAAGGTGCTAAGTGAGTCTCTCCCCTACATTCAACGCTTTGCAGGCAAAACATTAGTCATCAAATATGGTGGTAACGCCATGACAGATGAAACCCTGCAAGCTGGATTCGCGCGCGATATAGTGTTAATGAAAGCCATAGGTATCAATCCAATTGTGGTACACGGTGGTGGCCCACAAATTGGCCACATGTTGACTAAGTTGAACATTGAATCAAAGTTTATCAATGGTATGCGCGTTACCGACACCGCGACTATGGACGTGGTGGAAATGATCCTTGGCGGTCAGGTTAACAAAGAAATCGTTAACCTGATTTGTGAAGCTGGTGGTCGTGCCATTGGGGTAACAGGTAAAGACAGTCGTTTTATCAAAGCAAAAAAACTCTTTGTGAAACAACAAGCAGAAGGCGCAAGCGTACCAGAACAAGTCGACATTGGTCATGTTGGCGAAGTAGCGAACGTAGATACTAATTTCCTTAAGCTGTTTGAAAGCAGTGATCTGATTCCTGTGATAGCTCCTATTGGTGTCGATGACGAAGGCAATGCTTATAACATCAATGCAGATTTAGTTGCGGGCAAAGTTGCCGAAGCCGTAGGTGCAGAAAAATTGATGTTATTGACCAACATTTCCGGCGTACAAGATAAAGAAGGTAAAGTATTAACTGGCCTCAGCACAGCTCAAGTTGACGCACTGATTGCCGATGGCACCATCTATGGCGGCATGCTACCGAAAATCAGTTGTGCCTTGTCCGCAGTCAATGCAGGCGTCACTAGCGCGCATATCATTGATGGTCGAGTGCCACATGCGACCCTATTGGAAATCTTTACCGACACGGGCGTAGGCACATTGATAACCAATAATAAGGCGAGTGATTAG